Proteins from a genomic interval of Chanodichthys erythropterus isolate Z2021 chromosome 8, ASM2448905v1, whole genome shotgun sequence:
- the LOC137025069 gene encoding tripartite motif-containing protein 16-like isoform X2 has product MAEARISQDEFMCSVCLDLLKDPVTIHCGHSYCKICITGYWNQEDQMRVYSCPQCRQTFSFSTTSASMVFLHKAGLGLKTKLTADCYAGAGDVQCDVCTGRKHKAVKSCLVCLNSYCQNHLEQHESLFKGKRHNLTEATGRLQEMICPKHDKLLDVFCRTDQKCICVLCMMDEHNHDTVSAAAQRTEKQKQLKETQRSFQQRIQQRQKDLRQLREAVESHKSFQSLSAPPKSTDVSNNPFNSLFSFDGVRESVCQLKDKLEDFCREELKKISDRITFTNIVPRIRNDFLQYSHQLTLDPNTVNKRLHLSERNRVITYTNKEQPYPDHPDRFDVHHQVLCRESVCGRYYWEIEWSGRCVFISVSYKSISRKGEGYECVFGRNDQSWSLNCSSSRYSFRHNNIVTDLPVVSSSRIGVYVDHSAGTLSFYSVSGDTMSLIHTVQTTFTQPLYPGFWVCSGSVKLF; this is encoded by the exons ATGGCAGAAGCCAGAATTTCTCAGGATGAGTTCATGTGTTCAGTGTGTCTGGATCTCCTGAAGGATCCAGTGACCATCCACtgtggacacagttactgtaAGATCTGTATTACAGGCTACTGGAATCAGGAGGATCAGATGAGAGTCTACAGCTGCCCTCAGTGCAGACAGACCTTCAGTTTCTCCACCACTTCAGCCAGCATGGTGTTTTTACATAAAGCAGGTCTTGGACTGAAGACTAAACTTACTGCTGACTGTTACGCTGGAGCTGGAGATGTGCAGTGTGACGTCTGTACTGGAAGAAAACACAAAGCCGTCAAGTCCTGTCTGGTGTGTCTGAACTCTTACTGTCAGAATCAccttgaacaacatgagagtttgTTTAAAGGAAAGAGACACAATCTGACTGAAGCCACTGGACGACTGCAGGAGATGATCTGCCCGAAACACGACAAGCTCCTTGATGTTTTCTGCCGCACTGATCAGAAGTGTATATGTGTGCTGTGTATGATGGATGAACATAACCACGACACTGTATCAGCTGCAGCACAGAGAACAGAGAAACAG AAACAGCTGAAGGAGACACAGAGGTCATTCCAGCAGAGGATCCAGCAGAGACAGAAAGACCTTCGACAGCTGAGAGAGGCTGTGGAGTCTCATAAG AGTTTCCAGTCTCTCTCAGCGCCTCCTAAATCCACAGATGTATCCAACAATCCATTCAATTCTCTCTTCTCTTTTGATGGTGTGAGAGAATCTGTCTGTCAACTGAAAGACAAACTGGAGGATTTCTGCAGAGAGGAGCTCAAAAAGATCTCTGACAGAA TTACTTTCACCAACATTGTTCCCAGGATCAGGAATGACTTCCTACAAT attcccatcaGCTCACTCTGGATCCAAACACAGTGAATAAACGCCTCCATCTGTCTGAGAGGAACAGAGTGATTACTTACACTAACAAAGAGCAgccgtatcctgatcatccagacagatttgatgtGCATCatcaggtgttgtgtagagagagtgtgtgtggacgctattactgggagattgagtggagtggaaggtgtgtgtttatatcagtgtcatataagagcatcagcagAAAGGGTGAGGgttatgagtgtgtgtttggacgtaatgatcagtcctggagtttgaACTGCTCTTCCTCCAGATACTCATTCAGACACAATAACATAGTAACTGATCTCCCTGTAGTGTCCAGCAGtagaataggagtgtatgtggatcacagtgcaggaactctgtccttctacagtgtctctggagacacaatgagcctcatccacacagtccagaccacattcactcaaccgctCTATCCTGGCTTTTGGGTTTGTTCTGGATCAGTAAAACTGTTTTGA
- the LOC137025069 gene encoding tripartite motif-containing protein 16-like isoform X1, with protein sequence MAEARISQDEFMCSVCLDLLKDPVTIHCGHSYCKICITGYWNQEDQMRVYSCPQCRQTFSFSTTSASMVFLHKAGLGLKTKLTADCYAGAGDVQCDVCTGRKHKAVKSCLVCLNSYCQNHLEQHESLFKGKRHNLTEATGRLQEMICPKHDKLLDVFCRTDQKCICVLCMMDEHNHDTVSAAAQRTEKQKQLKETQRSFQQRIQQRQKDLRQLREAVESHKRSAQTAVEDSERIFTELIRSIERSRSEVTQRIRDQEKAAMIQAEGRLERLEQEINDLRRKDAELEQLSHTQDNFHFLQSFQSLSAPPKSTDVSNNPFNSLFSFDGVRESVCQLKDKLEDFCREELKKISDRITFTNIVPRIRNDFLQYSHQLTLDPNTVNKRLHLSERNRVITYTNKEQPYPDHPDRFDVHHQVLCRESVCGRYYWEIEWSGRCVFISVSYKSISRKGEGYECVFGRNDQSWSLNCSSSRYSFRHNNIVTDLPVVSSSRIGVYVDHSAGTLSFYSVSGDTMSLIHTVQTTFTQPLYPGFWVCSGSVKLF encoded by the exons ATGGCAGAAGCCAGAATTTCTCAGGATGAGTTCATGTGTTCAGTGTGTCTGGATCTCCTGAAGGATCCAGTGACCATCCACtgtggacacagttactgtaAGATCTGTATTACAGGCTACTGGAATCAGGAGGATCAGATGAGAGTCTACAGCTGCCCTCAGTGCAGACAGACCTTCAGTTTCTCCACCACTTCAGCCAGCATGGTGTTTTTACATAAAGCAGGTCTTGGACTGAAGACTAAACTTACTGCTGACTGTTACGCTGGAGCTGGAGATGTGCAGTGTGACGTCTGTACTGGAAGAAAACACAAAGCCGTCAAGTCCTGTCTGGTGTGTCTGAACTCTTACTGTCAGAATCAccttgaacaacatgagagtttgTTTAAAGGAAAGAGACACAATCTGACTGAAGCCACTGGACGACTGCAGGAGATGATCTGCCCGAAACACGACAAGCTCCTTGATGTTTTCTGCCGCACTGATCAGAAGTGTATATGTGTGCTGTGTATGATGGATGAACATAACCACGACACTGTATCAGCTGCAGCACAGAGAACAGAGAAACAG AAACAGCTGAAGGAGACACAGAGGTCATTCCAGCAGAGGATCCAGCAGAGACAGAAAGACCTTCGACAGCTGAGAGAGGCTGTGGAGTCTCATAAG CGCTCTGCGCAGACAGCAGTGGAGGACAGTGAGAGGATCTTCACTGAGCTCATCCGCTCCATTGAGAGAAGCCGCTCTGAGGTCACACAGCggatcagagatcaggaaaaGGCTGCAATGATTCAAGCTGAAGGACGACTGGAGCGACTGGAGCAGGAGATCAATGATCTGAGGAGGAAAGACGCTGAGCTGGAgcagctttcacacacacaggatAACTTCCATTTCCTACAG AGTTTCCAGTCTCTCTCAGCGCCTCCTAAATCCACAGATGTATCCAACAATCCATTCAATTCTCTCTTCTCTTTTGATGGTGTGAGAGAATCTGTCTGTCAACTGAAAGACAAACTGGAGGATTTCTGCAGAGAGGAGCTCAAAAAGATCTCTGACAGAA TTACTTTCACCAACATTGTTCCCAGGATCAGGAATGACTTCCTACAAT attcccatcaGCTCACTCTGGATCCAAACACAGTGAATAAACGCCTCCATCTGTCTGAGAGGAACAGAGTGATTACTTACACTAACAAAGAGCAgccgtatcctgatcatccagacagatttgatgtGCATCatcaggtgttgtgtagagagagtgtgtgtggacgctattactgggagattgagtggagtggaaggtgtgtgtttatatcagtgtcatataagagcatcagcagAAAGGGTGAGGgttatgagtgtgtgtttggacgtaatgatcagtcctggagtttgaACTGCTCTTCCTCCAGATACTCATTCAGACACAATAACATAGTAACTGATCTCCCTGTAGTGTCCAGCAGtagaataggagtgtatgtggatcacagtgcaggaactctgtccttctacagtgtctctggagacacaatgagcctcatccacacagtccagaccacattcactcaaccgctCTATCCTGGCTTTTGGGTTTGTTCTGGATCAGTAAAACTGTTTTGA
- the LOC137025066 gene encoding NLR family CARD domain-containing protein 3-like isoform X2, giving the protein MRQPIGLSDGPVTSDPPWRKINTRIRSTSHYQTHIRQYKTEAVLQTHTLETGDLQRVKNQHKTSMKNKYERLFEGIKLQENQTFLNKIYTQLYIVEGEREGVNEEHEVLQMEKTSRTQHSQDTPIYCNDIFKVSPEPGCEEKDQIKTVLTKGIAGIGKTVSVQKFILDWAEGKANQDVDFMFVLPFRELNFIGDHQYSLHRLLLDFHPELQDLDSKIYEECKVVFIFDGLDESRITPMFSDAQKVSDVTITSSVGVLMSNLMKGELLPSALIWITSRPAAANQIPAKYINRLTEIDGFNEPQKEEYFRKRISDEHQASRIISHIRRARSLHIMCHIPVFCWISSTVLQKLLKEDLSAEIPQTLTEMYIHFLLIQINMKNQKYEERDPEKLLQSNREMIVKLGEVAFKQLMKGNVMFYEEDLRESGIDVTDASVYSGICTEIFKKESVIHQKKVYSFIHLSVQEFLAAFYLFYLYVMKNVDTLQFFDVVHNLHREIVNKALKSENGHLDLFLRFLLGISLESNQRLLKDLQTHTENSTESIGRTTQYIKEKIKDGHGLSTERSINLFLCLLEVKDQTLSREIQEFVKSDKYSEKKLSPAHCSTIAYMLQMSEEVLDELDLKKYNTSDEGRRRLIPAVINCTKALLSGCNLTAQDCKIVSSALQSSDCVLRELDLSNNDLQDSGVNLLSDGLRSPNCQLEILRLSGCMVTEEGCGYVSSALSSNPSHLRELDLSYNHPGQTGIQLLNDKLYHPQYKLEILNLDYGGHFRITPGLRKYACNLTLDPNTANTHLILSEENRNATCMKEPQPYADHPERFENYEQVLCRESLTGRCYWEVELRGWGHIAVTYKGIRRKGGIDCRFGLNDKSWNLYCCDTIYTSWHNNKANSTKIPPSSSISNRVGVYLDWSAGTLSFYSVSDTHTLTHLHTFNTSFTEPLCAGFGFYNDSAVSLCQI; this is encoded by the exons ATGAGGCAACCCATTGGACTCAGTGATGGaccagtgacctctgaccctcc atGGAGGAAGATAAATACGCGGATCAGGTCTACATCTCACTATCAGACTCATATCAGACAGTACAAAACTGAAGCAGtcctgcagacacacacactggagACTGGAGACCTGCAGAGAGTCAAAAACCAGCACAAAACCAGCATGAAGAATAAATATGAGAGATTATTTGAGGGAATTAAACTCCAAGAAAATCAAACCTTCCTGAACAAGATCTACACACAGCTCTACATCgtagagggagagagagaaggagtgAATGAAGAACATGAggttttacagatggagaaaacATCCAGAACACAACACTCACAAGACACTCCAATCTACTGCAATGACATCTTTAAAGTCTCACCTGAACCAGGATGTGAGGAGAAAGACCAAATCAAGACTGTTCTTACTAAAGGCATCGCAGGAATCGGAAAAACTGTCTCTGTGCAGAAGTTCATTCTGGACTGGGCAGAGGGAAAAGCCAATCAGGATGTAGATTTCATGTTTGTGCTTCCATTTCGAGAGCTGAACTTCATTGGAGATCATCAGTACAGTCTTCACAGACTTCTGCTGGACTTTCATCCTGAACTTCAAGATCTGGACTCAAAGATTTACGAGGAGTGTAAAGTTGTGTTCATCTTTGATGGTTTGGATGAAAGCAGAATCACACCGATGTTTTCAGATGCTCAGAAAGTTTCTGATGTGACTATAACTTCATCAGTGGGTGTGTTGATGTCAAACCTCATGAAAGGAGAGCTGCTTCCCTCTGCTCTAATCTGGATCACCTCCAGACcagcagcagccaatcagattcccGCCAAATACATCAACCGTTTGACAGAAATTGATGGATTTAATGAGCCTCAGAAGGAGGAATATTTCAGGAAGAGAATCAGTGATGAGCATCAAGCCAGCAGAATCATCTCACACATCAGAAGAGCAAGAAGCCTCCACATCATGTGCCACATACCCGTCTTCTGCTGGATTTCATCCACTGTGCTTCAAAAGCTCCTGAAAGAAGATCTGAGTGCAGAAATCCCtcaaactctgactgaaatgtaTATCCACTTCCTGCTGATTCAGATCAACATGAAGAATCAGAAGTATGAAGAGAGAGATCCAGAGAAACTCCTTCAGTCCAACAGAGAAATGATTGTGAAACTTGGTGAAGTGGCTTTCAAACAGCTGATGAAAGGCAATGTCATGTTCTATGAGGAAGACCTGAGAGAGAGCGGCATAGATGTCACTGATGCCTCAGTGTATTCTGGGATTTGCACTGAGATCTTTAAGAAGGAATCTGTGATTCATCAGAAGAAAGTCTACAGCTTCATTCATCTAAGTGTTCAGGAGTTTCTAGCTGCTTTCTATTTGTTTTACCTTTATGTAATGAAAAATGTTGACACATTGCAGTTTTTCGATGTAGTGCATAATCTGCATAGAGAAATAGTCAATAAAGCCCTTAAGAGTGAGAATGGACACCTGGATCTTTTCCTACGGTTCCTGCTGGGCATCTCACTGGAGTCCAATCAGAGACTCTTAAAggatctacagacacacacagagaacagCACAGAGAGCATCGGGAGAACCACACAGTACATTAAAGAGAAGATCAAAGATGGACATGGACTCTCAACTGAAAGATCCATCAATCTGTTCCTCTGTCTGCTGGAAGTCAAAGATCAGACTCTGTCCAGAGAGATTCAGGAGTTTGTGAAATCAGACAAATACTCAGAGAAGAAACTCTCTCCTGCTCACTGCTCAACAATTGCCTACATGCTTCAGATGTCAGAGGAAGTGCTGGATGAGCTGGACCTCAAGAAATACAACACATCAGATGAAGGTAGAAGAAGACTGATACCAGCTGTGATCAACTGCACAAAAGCCCT tctttctggCTGTAATCTTACAGCCCAGGATTGTAAAATTGTGTCATCAGCTCTACAGTCCTCAGACTGtgtcctgagagagctggacctcAGTAACAATGACCTGCAGGATTCCGGAGTGAATTTGCTCTCTGATGGACTGAGGAGTCCAAACTGTCAGCTGGAGATACTGAG ATTGTCTGGCTGTATGGTGACAGAGGAAGGCTGTGGTTATGTGTCTTCAGCTCTGagttcaaacccctcacacctgagagagctggatctgagctaCAATCACCCAGGACAAACAGGAATCCAGCTACTCAACGACAAACTGTATCATCCACAGTATAAACTGGAGATACTCAA TTTGGATTATGGTGGACATTTCAGGATCACACCAGGACTGAGAAAAT ATGCCTGTAATCTCACACTGGATCCAAACACCGCAAACACTCATCTCATTCTGTCTGAGGAGAACAGAAATGCAACATGTATGAAAGAGCCACAGCCGTATGCTGATCATCCAGAGAGATTTGAGAACTATGAGCAGGTTCTGTGTCGAGAGAGTCTGactggacgctgttactgggaggttGAATTGAGAGGCTGGGGTCATATAGCAGTGACATATAAAGGAATCAGGAGGAAAGGTGGGATTGACTGTCGGTTTGGACTCAATGACAAGTCCTGGAATCTTTACTGTTGTGATACGATTTACACTTCTTGGCACAATAATAAGGCTAACAGCACAAAGATTCCTCCCTCTTCATCTATATCTAATAGAGTAGGAGTGTATCTGGACTGGTCAGCCGgtactctgtccttctacagcgtctccgacacacacacactcacacacttacacacattcaACACCTCATTCACTGAACCCCTCTGTGCTGGATTTGGTTTTTACAATGATTCCGCTGTGTCTTTGTGTCAGATTTAA
- the LOC137025066 gene encoding NLR family CARD domain-containing protein 3-like isoform X1, with protein sequence MSFHVKREDEDTAAKMNSLVPGSSCVFMNSNFIDAVTSDPSKRKRHRSESPEPSIVSLKSNTSMRQPIGLSDGPVTSDPPWRKINTRIRSTSHYQTHIRQYKTEAVLQTHTLETGDLQRVKNQHKTSMKNKYERLFEGIKLQENQTFLNKIYTQLYIVEGEREGVNEEHEVLQMEKTSRTQHSQDTPIYCNDIFKVSPEPGCEEKDQIKTVLTKGIAGIGKTVSVQKFILDWAEGKANQDVDFMFVLPFRELNFIGDHQYSLHRLLLDFHPELQDLDSKIYEECKVVFIFDGLDESRITPMFSDAQKVSDVTITSSVGVLMSNLMKGELLPSALIWITSRPAAANQIPAKYINRLTEIDGFNEPQKEEYFRKRISDEHQASRIISHIRRARSLHIMCHIPVFCWISSTVLQKLLKEDLSAEIPQTLTEMYIHFLLIQINMKNQKYEERDPEKLLQSNREMIVKLGEVAFKQLMKGNVMFYEEDLRESGIDVTDASVYSGICTEIFKKESVIHQKKVYSFIHLSVQEFLAAFYLFYLYVMKNVDTLQFFDVVHNLHREIVNKALKSENGHLDLFLRFLLGISLESNQRLLKDLQTHTENSTESIGRTTQYIKEKIKDGHGLSTERSINLFLCLLEVKDQTLSREIQEFVKSDKYSEKKLSPAHCSTIAYMLQMSEEVLDELDLKKYNTSDEGRRRLIPAVINCTKALLSGCNLTAQDCKIVSSALQSSDCVLRELDLSNNDLQDSGVNLLSDGLRSPNCQLEILRLSGCMVTEEGCGYVSSALSSNPSHLRELDLSYNHPGQTGIQLLNDKLYHPQYKLEILNLDYGGHFRITPGLRKYACNLTLDPNTANTHLILSEENRNATCMKEPQPYADHPERFENYEQVLCRESLTGRCYWEVELRGWGHIAVTYKGIRRKGGIDCRFGLNDKSWNLYCCDTIYTSWHNNKANSTKIPPSSSISNRVGVYLDWSAGTLSFYSVSDTHTLTHLHTFNTSFTEPLCAGFGFYNDSAVSLCQI encoded by the exons ATGAGTTTCCATGTAAAGAGAGAAGATGAGGACACTGCCGCTAAAATGAATTCTCTTGTTCCTGGATCAAGCTGTGTGTTTATGAACAGTAATTTCATAGAtgcagtgacctctgaccccag CAAGAGGAAAAGACACAGATCAGAGTCTCCAGAACCCAGCATTGTGTCTCTGAAGAGTAACACATCAATGAGGCAACCCATTGGACTCAGTGATGGaccagtgacctctgaccctcc atGGAGGAAGATAAATACGCGGATCAGGTCTACATCTCACTATCAGACTCATATCAGACAGTACAAAACTGAAGCAGtcctgcagacacacacactggagACTGGAGACCTGCAGAGAGTCAAAAACCAGCACAAAACCAGCATGAAGAATAAATATGAGAGATTATTTGAGGGAATTAAACTCCAAGAAAATCAAACCTTCCTGAACAAGATCTACACACAGCTCTACATCgtagagggagagagagaaggagtgAATGAAGAACATGAggttttacagatggagaaaacATCCAGAACACAACACTCACAAGACACTCCAATCTACTGCAATGACATCTTTAAAGTCTCACCTGAACCAGGATGTGAGGAGAAAGACCAAATCAAGACTGTTCTTACTAAAGGCATCGCAGGAATCGGAAAAACTGTCTCTGTGCAGAAGTTCATTCTGGACTGGGCAGAGGGAAAAGCCAATCAGGATGTAGATTTCATGTTTGTGCTTCCATTTCGAGAGCTGAACTTCATTGGAGATCATCAGTACAGTCTTCACAGACTTCTGCTGGACTTTCATCCTGAACTTCAAGATCTGGACTCAAAGATTTACGAGGAGTGTAAAGTTGTGTTCATCTTTGATGGTTTGGATGAAAGCAGAATCACACCGATGTTTTCAGATGCTCAGAAAGTTTCTGATGTGACTATAACTTCATCAGTGGGTGTGTTGATGTCAAACCTCATGAAAGGAGAGCTGCTTCCCTCTGCTCTAATCTGGATCACCTCCAGACcagcagcagccaatcagattcccGCCAAATACATCAACCGTTTGACAGAAATTGATGGATTTAATGAGCCTCAGAAGGAGGAATATTTCAGGAAGAGAATCAGTGATGAGCATCAAGCCAGCAGAATCATCTCACACATCAGAAGAGCAAGAAGCCTCCACATCATGTGCCACATACCCGTCTTCTGCTGGATTTCATCCACTGTGCTTCAAAAGCTCCTGAAAGAAGATCTGAGTGCAGAAATCCCtcaaactctgactgaaatgtaTATCCACTTCCTGCTGATTCAGATCAACATGAAGAATCAGAAGTATGAAGAGAGAGATCCAGAGAAACTCCTTCAGTCCAACAGAGAAATGATTGTGAAACTTGGTGAAGTGGCTTTCAAACAGCTGATGAAAGGCAATGTCATGTTCTATGAGGAAGACCTGAGAGAGAGCGGCATAGATGTCACTGATGCCTCAGTGTATTCTGGGATTTGCACTGAGATCTTTAAGAAGGAATCTGTGATTCATCAGAAGAAAGTCTACAGCTTCATTCATCTAAGTGTTCAGGAGTTTCTAGCTGCTTTCTATTTGTTTTACCTTTATGTAATGAAAAATGTTGACACATTGCAGTTTTTCGATGTAGTGCATAATCTGCATAGAGAAATAGTCAATAAAGCCCTTAAGAGTGAGAATGGACACCTGGATCTTTTCCTACGGTTCCTGCTGGGCATCTCACTGGAGTCCAATCAGAGACTCTTAAAggatctacagacacacacagagaacagCACAGAGAGCATCGGGAGAACCACACAGTACATTAAAGAGAAGATCAAAGATGGACATGGACTCTCAACTGAAAGATCCATCAATCTGTTCCTCTGTCTGCTGGAAGTCAAAGATCAGACTCTGTCCAGAGAGATTCAGGAGTTTGTGAAATCAGACAAATACTCAGAGAAGAAACTCTCTCCTGCTCACTGCTCAACAATTGCCTACATGCTTCAGATGTCAGAGGAAGTGCTGGATGAGCTGGACCTCAAGAAATACAACACATCAGATGAAGGTAGAAGAAGACTGATACCAGCTGTGATCAACTGCACAAAAGCCCT tctttctggCTGTAATCTTACAGCCCAGGATTGTAAAATTGTGTCATCAGCTCTACAGTCCTCAGACTGtgtcctgagagagctggacctcAGTAACAATGACCTGCAGGATTCCGGAGTGAATTTGCTCTCTGATGGACTGAGGAGTCCAAACTGTCAGCTGGAGATACTGAG ATTGTCTGGCTGTATGGTGACAGAGGAAGGCTGTGGTTATGTGTCTTCAGCTCTGagttcaaacccctcacacctgagagagctggatctgagctaCAATCACCCAGGACAAACAGGAATCCAGCTACTCAACGACAAACTGTATCATCCACAGTATAAACTGGAGATACTCAA TTTGGATTATGGTGGACATTTCAGGATCACACCAGGACTGAGAAAAT ATGCCTGTAATCTCACACTGGATCCAAACACCGCAAACACTCATCTCATTCTGTCTGAGGAGAACAGAAATGCAACATGTATGAAAGAGCCACAGCCGTATGCTGATCATCCAGAGAGATTTGAGAACTATGAGCAGGTTCTGTGTCGAGAGAGTCTGactggacgctgttactgggaggttGAATTGAGAGGCTGGGGTCATATAGCAGTGACATATAAAGGAATCAGGAGGAAAGGTGGGATTGACTGTCGGTTTGGACTCAATGACAAGTCCTGGAATCTTTACTGTTGTGATACGATTTACACTTCTTGGCACAATAATAAGGCTAACAGCACAAAGATTCCTCCCTCTTCATCTATATCTAATAGAGTAGGAGTGTATCTGGACTGGTCAGCCGgtactctgtccttctacagcgtctccgacacacacacactcacacacttacacacattcaACACCTCATTCACTGAACCCCTCTGTGCTGGATTTGGTTTTTACAATGATTCCGCTGTGTCTTTGTGTCAGATTTAA